A part of Hippea maritima DSM 10411 genomic DNA contains:
- a CDS encoding KpsF/GutQ family sugar-phosphate isomerase, which produces MNKVLNAIKRAVDIEANSIISLSKRIDSSFLEAVELIDGCEGRVIFSGIGKSGLVAKKISSTFSSIGIPSMFVHPAEAAHGDLGMIRKDDVAILLSNSGSTPEVLFLLPMLKRFGLKIISIVGNVNSELAKRSDVVLDSSVEQEATSVSLVPTSSTTTALVIGDALAAGLIVKRDFKEEDFAFLHPGGAIGKKLLVRVEDLMHSGGDVPVVGKDESFEKLIYEISSKRLGMTTVVNDKGELIGVITDGDLRRAIEKYKDSLFKIKAKDIMNKNPKTIDRFSLAAKAANIMESYSITSLVVIEDNGRIEGVIHMHDILKAGVL; this is translated from the coding sequence ATGAATAAAGTATTGAATGCAATAAAAAGAGCTGTTGATATAGAGGCCAACAGTATTATTTCTTTAAGCAAAAGAATAGATAGCTCTTTTCTTGAGGCTGTTGAGTTGATTGATGGTTGTGAGGGTAGGGTAATTTTTTCTGGTATTGGAAAGTCGGGCCTTGTAGCAAAGAAGATATCATCAACATTTTCAAGTATAGGCATACCTTCTATGTTTGTTCATCCAGCTGAAGCAGCACACGGTGACTTAGGCATGATAAGAAAAGATGATGTAGCTATACTCCTATCCAACTCAGGCTCTACACCGGAGGTGCTGTTTTTGCTTCCCATGCTTAAGCGTTTTGGTTTGAAAATTATATCTATTGTGGGAAATGTAAACTCAGAGCTTGCAAAAAGGAGCGATGTTGTCTTAGATTCATCAGTTGAACAAGAAGCGACCTCTGTTAGTTTGGTTCCTACATCTTCGACAACAACAGCGCTTGTTATAGGGGATGCATTAGCCGCTGGTTTAATCGTAAAAAGAGATTTCAAGGAAGAGGATTTTGCATTTTTACACCCTGGAGGTGCTATCGGTAAGAAATTGCTTGTTAGAGTTGAGGATTTGATGCATTCTGGAGGTGATGTGCCTGTTGTTGGTAAGGATGAATCATTTGAAAAGCTTATCTATGAGATTTCATCAAAAAGACTTGGCATGACGACAGTTGTAAATGACAAAGGAGAACTTATAGGCGTTATAACAGATGGGGATTTAAGAAGGGCTATAGAAAAATACAAAGACAGCTTATTTAAAATAAAAGCTAAAGATATAATGAATAAAAATCCAAAAACAATAGATAGATTCTCCTTGGCTGCAAAGGCTGCAAATATAATGGAGAGCTATTCAATTACAAGTTTGGTTGTAATTGAAGATAACGGTAGAATTGAAGGTGTTATTCATATGCATGACATACTAAAAGCTGGGGTTTTATAA